A segment of the Malaclemys terrapin pileata isolate rMalTer1 chromosome 1, rMalTer1.hap1, whole genome shotgun sequence genome:
tactggtttaacaaggtgaggggagagggagtttgttgttacagaggactgaagagggaacttgggaccccagccaatggcctggaggatggagaccCCAGCGACCGGTAACCTGAGACCCTGACctggagacccagctcaggagttgcagccggttctggccagtgggagaataatgggctgcagagtgaggacccagtgacctaaccacctggttccagccagaggacagaagcgaggagaggaggccccagtttacgaccctgtttacctggagagaagacaatggacagaggcagggcttggggccggggatctcagatgtGCAACTGGGAATcagggggtctctgggctggagagggagggCAGTCAGAGctcacctggatgcagagagactgggatgtgctgggctgagggaggccaggcctgaggccctgagagtttcctgtgctgtgttcaactctcaataaaccctcctgttttacgctggctgggagacactccggtctagagaacagggttgcatcaaccccttcggggggtggaggtccatggggtccagagtgagtggactacctgagggggcccacggtgagaaacagacgtgctaaggctcagagaggagcggctccaggaggtggaggggcctgaccccaagagagagtagatccccgagaagggctgttgcaCTGAAAGGGACACCCCCCCCACGGACTgcatggggccaagagtgggcacgatctgtgagtccatgacacattcaaaccaaggttgtcccctacaaccatttcttctatgaggtcctcactactcaccaaaaccaaatctaaaatggcatcccctcttgctggttcagcaactacttggtgaaggaatccgtCAGCTaatgcatccaggaaaatctgagccctattattattactagcacttgtcctccagtctatatctgggaagttgaagtctcccatgatcacacaattcccataagtgtttacttcattaaaaacattaaagaggtctccatCCAAATCGGATCCAGGCTGTCTCtagcacaccccaagcagtatctcaggggaggctctagtacctttctttcccaatgtgatttttgcccagacagactctgtcttatccattccatcacttcttctttctttacagtctacctcatcattgatatacaatgctattccaccacctttgcctttatttctgtctttcctaaacagcacacaGCCTTCAATaccagtactccagtcatgactactattccaccatgtttctgttatccctacaATATCCATATAGGGTAACATGGGAAACATTGGGCATGTTTGCAGAGGTGCTGATGAAATGCAGCTCTCTCATTATTTCACACAGAGTTCGGTGTACTCAACGCTTCTCAAAGCCAGGCCTGTGCGATCAGACGTGAATCTGTATCTTGCTGTTCATTTCCTGCTGTTCCCATGCATATGCCTGCTCGATTTAGCATGGCCCACAGGTTCCATTAAGATACCAATAACCCTATCAGAATCCCCCCCAACCCTAGTTTCTCCCACAACCATATGGCCCCTTTAACCACACAGGCCCTCCTGCCcatatgcaatttttaaaaatggacgaAGAAACAAAGATAACCAGAAGACTGATATTATGATGCAGCAAAGAttttaatgcaaatgaaattGGCAGAACACAGTTACAGAAAGAAATACCACAGAGcggaaaaaatatatttccagtgTTTCAAGAAGGGCTCTGACCGATCACCTGCGTCAATGGGATGTATTTCACACAAGATGTTCTTTGTGCTTTGTTGCAGCTCCAAAGGTTGACAAACAAGTCCCCTTTTGAAACCAttttatgttcttttttttttttttaccccagtcaCGTGTGAAATGAGGCAAAGGAATATAGAAGCAGAGACTACACAACTTCTCCATTAGACATGTGAAGTAGCAAAGGTTAAAGTGAGTTGCTAAAGGTACGTATTGATAGAAAGGATAGAATATGTAGGGCCTAATTCTCCTTGAGAGGGACTTAGAGTGATAATGAACAAAAATGATGCCTATCTCGAGGCCTCTGTTTCCTTCACACTGCATGTGTAAAAAACCTGTGTCTAATTCAGAATGAGTCCAAAAGAGAATCAGCACTTGGTTGGGAAAGCCTTGGCAGAAAGAGTCATAAAGCGTAACATTAGAAATGCAGCATGGCTATCAgcccaaggtgctgagcacacacagctcccactgagttcaacggGAGCCATGTTTGCACAGCGCTTCTGAAAGCCATGCCCAAAAGATCAGGAGTGAATCTGTATCTTGCTGTTCATTTCCTGGTTCTTCCTTCCATGAATATTCCTGGTGAGTTTAACATGGCCCACTCCTTCCACTGAGGTACCTATGGCAAGATACCCCGGAACCACTTAATCCCCCATAACCATAAAGGCCTGGGTAACCGCAGTGTCCCCCGTATCCCCGTAATCCCCCATAACCATAAAGGCCTGGGTAACCACAGTATCCCCCATAGCCCAATAATCCCCCATAACCGTAATGGCCACCATAACCACCTAATCTCCCTAAACCATACAATCCTCCATAATGGCCTCCATAGCCGTACAATCCCCCCAAACCATAGGAGCCTCCGAAACCGGCTCCGACCACAGGT
Coding sequences within it:
- the LOC128831607 gene encoding claw keratin-like; translated protein: MSFSSLCYPECGVARPSPVTGSANEPCIRQCPDSEVVIRLSPVVVTLPGPILSNFPQESEVAAVGAPVVGAGFGGSYGLGGLYGYGGHYGGLYGLGRLGGYGGHYGYGGLLGYGGYCGYPGLYGYGGLRGYGGHCGYPGLYGYGGLSGSGVSCHRYLSGRSGPC